In Ascochyta rabiei chromosome 2, complete sequence, one genomic interval encodes:
- a CDS encoding D-arabinitol 2-dehydrogenase, whose product MFRAQIGRQVARAARVQAPRAAFRPATASVRPFTSSVSRFDKSTEGDHDAGSSSAAPGESGDHEGQFARTREDIVVEYPEEKDLPPSQPVQGRGGFHFKRTLATFSMEGKTAIVTGGARGLGLVMAQALVTSGADVAIVDMNKEEAQRSAEGLIDLFKKENDSGYTRLPKVTAHYCDVSSPDSVNESFAEIVQTHGKVDNLVTSAGFTENYDAISYPHDRMQKLWGVNVDGTYLYAVAVAKHLMERKAPGSVVMIGSMSGSIVNVPQPQAPYNAAKAAVRHLAASLAVEWSHAGIRVNCISPGYMLTALTKKILDDNPELQKQWTSLIPMGKMGRPEDLMGAVTFLSSDASLYVNGADLRVDGAYTCT is encoded by the exons ATGTTCAGAGCACAGATTGGCCGCCAGGTTGCGCGTGCAGCCAGAGTGCAGGCTCCAAGAGCTGCATTCCGCCCTGCCACTGCTTCTGTCCGTCCCTTCACAAGCTCCGTGAGCCGGTTCGACAAGAGCACTGAGGGAGATCATGACGCGGGCTCGTCGTCAGCTGCGCCCGGAGAGAGCGGAGACCACGAGGGCCAGTTTGCCCGCACAAGGGAGGACATTGTGGTAGAGTACCCTGAGGAGAAGGACCTCCCTCCTTCGCAGCCCGTTCAAGGCCGTGGAGGCTTCCATTTCAAGCGCACGCTCGCTACTTTCTCTATGGAGGGTAAGACTGCGATCGTCACGGGAGGAGCGCGAGGACTGGGTCTGGTCATGGCCCAAGCTTTGGTCACCTCCGGCGCCGATGTTGCCATTGTCGACATGAACAAGGAGGAGGCTCAGCGGTCCGCTGAGGGGCTCATTGATCTGTTCAAGAAGGAGAACGATTCGGGCTACACCAG GCTGCCCAAAGTCACCGCTCACTACTGCGATGTCTCGAGCCCGGACTCTGTAAACGAGTCGTTTGCTGAGATTGTCCAAACACACGGCAAGGTCGACAACCTCGTCACTTCTGCCGGCTTCACCGAAAACTACGATGCGATTTCGTACCCTCACGACCGCATGCAGAAGCTCTGGGGCGTCAATGTCGACGGCACGTACCTGTACGCGGTCGCTGTCGCGAAGCACCTGATGGAGCGCAAGGCGCCCGGCAGCGTGGTCATGATTGGCAGCATGTCTGGGTCCATTGTCAACGTACCGCAGCCGCAGGCTCCCTACAACGCAGCCAAAGCTGCCGTGCGGCACTTGGCTGCTAGTCTGGCGGTGGAGTGGTCGCACGCCGGCATTCGCGTCAACTGCATCTCGCCCGGCTACATGCTCACAGCTCT GACCAAGAAGATCCTCGACGACAACCCGGAGCTGCAGAAGCAGTGGACCTCGCTCATCCCCATGGGCAAGATGGGCCGTCCTGAGGACCTGATGGGTGCTGTCACTTTCCTGTCCAGCGACGCCAGTCTGTACGTGAACGGCGCAGATCTGCGTGTTGACGGAGCCTACACGTGCACTTAG